A region of Caminicella sporogenes DSM 14501 DNA encodes the following proteins:
- a CDS encoding helix-turn-helix transcriptional regulator, whose protein sequence is MSYFNPIVRYQPKIEEVDFIVPERIREACRYRGYTYKEAAKLCDIPEKEFGRMANGHKDIPDEYIFLLKIKEDK, encoded by the coding sequence ATGAGTTATTTTAATCCAATAGTAAGATATCAACCCAAAATAGAAGAAGTAGATTTTATAGTTCCGGAAAGGATTAGAGAAGCATGTAGATATAGAGGATACACGTACAAAGAAGCAGCTAAGTTATGCGACATACCTGAAAAAGAATTTGGAAGAATGGCAAATGGACATAAGGATATACCTGATGAGTACATCTTTTTATTAAAAATTAAGGAGGATAAGTGA
- a CDS encoding terminase small subunit, protein MKLTEKQKRFCDYYIETGNATEAAIRAGYSEKTARFIGAENLTKPNIKTYIDKKLKELEDKRIAKAEEVLKYLTSVMRGEEKEEVVVTENIGDFESKARIIKKQVSAKERIKAAELLGKRYAMWTERQQIDGVATIQIIDDIEEEDKNEKN, encoded by the coding sequence GTGAAGCTAACAGAAAAGCAGAAGAGATTTTGTGATTATTATATTGAAACTGGTAACGCTACTGAAGCAGCTATTAGAGCAGGATATAGTGAAAAAACAGCAAGATTTATTGGTGCCGAAAACTTAACAAAACCTAACATTAAAACTTATATTGATAAAAAGCTTAAAGAGCTTGAAGATAAAAGAATAGCCAAAGCAGAAGAGGTTTTAAAATACCTAACTAGTGTAATGAGAGGAGAAGAAAAAGAAGAAGTGGTTGTAACTGAAAATATAGGAGATTTTGAAAGTAAAGCAAGAATTATAAAGAAACAAGTATCAGCAAAAGAGAGAATTAAAGCTGCAGAACTTTTAGGTAAACGATATGCAATGTGGACAGAAAGACAACAAATTGATGGAGTTGCGACTATACAAATAATTGATGACATAGAGGAAGAAGATAAAAATGAAAAAAATTAA
- a CDS encoding type II restriction endonuclease subunit M produces MKYKTITGKIIDTDKQDVYCPLCGELISKEDINNGSIYKNGIDNPETSECWCELWHIECAEIEEEYEREYGYRM; encoded by the coding sequence ATGAAATATAAAACCATAACAGGGAAAATAATTGATACTGATAAACAAGATGTCTACTGTCCCTTATGTGGAGAACTAATTTCTAAAGAAGATATAAATAATGGCAGTATATATAAAAATGGTATAGACAATCCCGAAACAAGTGAGTGCTGGTGCGAACTTTGGCATATAGAATGTGCTGAAATTGAAGAAGAATACGAAAGAGAATATGGTTATCGAATGTAA
- a CDS encoding DUF805 domain-containing protein, protein MDIKEAFSFKGRISRMNYFWYQLFVGIPIIFLQILYNVFLADKILLALIVLVLHTPLSIILICKSIQRLHDINISGKVILVPFVIVFLHVITPNYNFLPFLMVFQVSLLLIRGTEGSNKYGEAPLE, encoded by the coding sequence ATGGATATTAAAGAAGCTTTCTCTTTTAAAGGTCGTATTAGCAGAATGAATTATTTTTGGTATCAACTATTTGTAGGTATTCCAATAATATTTCTTCAAATTTTATATAATGTTTTTTTAGCTGATAAAATATTGTTAGCATTAATTGTTCTTGTTCTTCATACACCTTTAAGCATAATTCTTATTTGTAAATCAATACAACGTTTACATGATATCAATATTTCAGGAAAAGTTATTTTGGTTCCATTTGTAATTGTTTTTCTTCATGTAATTACACCTAACTATAACTTTCTTCCTTTTTTAATGGTATTTCAAGTGTCTTTATTATTAATAAGAGGAACTGAAGGCTCTAATAAATATGGTGAAGCACCTCTCGAATGA